Proteins from a genomic interval of Rhodothermales bacterium:
- a CDS encoding DJ-1/PfpI family protein: MIRFLLIGLLLVAGCVAPEAAEQPIPRPSIPERPEGARVLTAGFVITPQVFNSELMAPYDVFQHSIFRDESDYIETFVVSETGGPIETFEGILVTPHYSFADAPDIDILVIPSAGGSMTADLENAALLNWLGQAVEDADWVITVCDGAFPLAATGALNGRKATTFPADRQALQEQFPEVEVLFDQRIVVDGKFITSVGGAMSYEPAFYLVERLYGKQHADLTAEGLVWPWDITQVPMLEVP, translated from the coding sequence ATGATTCGTTTTCTGCTGATCGGCCTGCTGCTTGTCGCCGGATGCGTGGCTCCAGAGGCTGCAGAACAGCCGATACCCCGGCCCAGCATTCCGGAGCGCCCCGAGGGAGCCCGCGTGCTGACGGCGGGGTTCGTGATCACGCCGCAGGTCTTCAACTCGGAGCTGATGGCCCCGTACGATGTTTTTCAGCACTCGATCTTTCGAGATGAATCCGATTACATCGAGACGTTTGTGGTCAGCGAGACAGGCGGTCCGATCGAGACATTTGAGGGGATTCTGGTCACGCCACACTACAGTTTTGCGGATGCACCTGATATCGACATCCTTGTGATCCCGAGCGCAGGAGGCAGTATGACTGCCGACCTGGAGAACGCCGCGTTGCTAAACTGGCTGGGTCAGGCCGTCGAGGATGCGGATTGGGTGATTACCGTGTGCGACGGTGCATTCCCCCTGGCGGCCACCGGCGCACTGAATGGAAGGAAAGCCACTACGTTTCCAGCCGACCGGCAGGCGCTGCAGGAGCAGTTTCCCGAGGTCGAGGTGCTGTTTGACCAGCGCATCGTTGTCGATGGGAAGTTTATCACGTCTGTCGGAGGCGCCATGAGCTACGAGCCGGCCTTCTACCTGGTAGAGAGGCTCTACGGCAAACAGCACGCCGACCTGACAGCCGAGGGCCTGGTCTGGCCCTGGGATATCACCCAGGTCCCCATGCTGGAGGTACCCTGA